A genome region from Polyodon spathula isolate WHYD16114869_AA chromosome 19, ASM1765450v1, whole genome shotgun sequence includes the following:
- the fbxl22 gene encoding LOW QUALITY PROTEIN: F-box and leucine-rich protein 22 (The sequence of the model RefSeq protein was modified relative to this genomic sequence to represent the inferred CDS: inserted 1 base in 1 codon), whose product MYNQLHCTAGCCLLCSTLSPSCLSYLRPAEHFLAMHITDLNRQCLVHLFSFLDKDRRKQFSETYRDLREVFLDPALWTLLNFHSPSELKRDNFVLGSALRYLCVCWHSSRMKVCNIEDWVKNTFQKDFCSKHESTVSDFLLKVRNKCPNLLSLTLSGCGHVTDQDVXRMRNLCLENFVRLTDCTLQALVSHGRSLQAVQVDFCRNVTQDGLRLVRERRPSLELTAERSGGMTPDSKQAQKLQLGGTLQKLLQYS is encoded by the exons ATGTACAACCAACTGCACTGCACAGCTGGCTGCTGCCTTCTCTGTAGTACTCTATCACCAAGCTGCCTCAGCTACTTGAGGCCTGCTGAACACTTCTTAGCGATGCACATCACGGATCTTAACAGACAGTGCCTCGTGCACTTATTTTCTTTCCTGGACAAAGACAGACGGAAACAATTCTCTGAAACTTACCGTGACCTGCGCGAAGTTTTCCTTGACCCAGCTCTGTGGACTTTGCTGAACTTTCACTCGCCCTCTGAGCTGAAGAGGGACAACTTTGTGCTGGGCTCAGCCCTGCGgtacctgtgtgtgtgctggcacTCGAGTCGGATGAAAGTGTGCAACATTGAGGACTGGGTGAAAAACACATTCCAGAAAGACTTCTGCAGCAAGCATGAAAGCACCGTCAGTGACTTCTTACTCAAAGTTCGCAACAA GTGTCCCAACCTGCTGTCTCTGACCCTGTCTGGATGTGGTCACGTCACAGACCAGGACG CCAGGATGCGAAACCTGTGCCTGGAGAACTTCGTGCGGCTCACTGACTGCACTCTGCAGGCCTTGGTGAGCCACGGGCGCAGTCTTCAGGCAGTCCAGGTGGATTTTTGTCGGAACGTGACCCAGGACGGACTGCGGCTGGTGCGGGAGAGGCGTCCTTCGCTGGAACTGACTGCAGAAAGGAGCGGCGGCATGACTCCTGACAGCAAACAGGCACAAAAGCTACAGCTGGGGGGAACGctacaaaaactattacaatacTCCTGA